In the Caenorhabditis elegans chromosome X genome, one interval contains:
- the ZK813.5 gene encoding G-protein coupled receptors family 1 profile domain-containing protein (Confirmed by transcript evidence), which yields MAITVEYVPEEDTLAIVTIKETQSASLRTTNAILIAALLVSSYFLNVLFIVAVLITKSFRTTIYLMYCHLSFVNIIDLSFNIFFALIFVANGNWNMSNGWCTFNVAIQEFVHLHTLFVLMIIGAERALGIILGPEYVTHGHKYLSGLRITGVSTILSFVSISFASAVFMNVIPTKPFRNRYVCGIDGGGPIGYVIARLVVYFGCLAVILVACGAILQKRTAASISPNTQEYAEFIKRNRAMQEHRSRGKLMILITCVFLCIEGPYITMCFFYESYNSREFSEVSIEYPQDADTLITWLKFVFPLICPIIMLSWCNDVWTKVKEVMCCRSYDPPTIGHMPGYRDNSDVSPASSVMTVVGGENGPRIKSEASPSYQLRPNWNPSPSVTSYESDPPSSVTQETNLPITSIPPVSVPASANCTPSPSETPKPRAQDAGKARSSVPSKIPRQIPQFKTKRNNSKTKRPHAPGGKAM from the exons ATGGCTATCACAGTCGAGTACGTTCCAGAAGAAGATACTCTTGCCATTGTGACTATTAAGGAAACTCAATCGGCGAGTTTAAGAACTACAAATGCTATTCTGATCG ccgCTTTATTggtttcttcttattttctcaATGTATTGTTTATTGTTGCAGTGCTTATAAC GAAATCTTTTCGAACTACAATATACCTAATGTACTGCCACCTAAGCTTTGTGAATATCATCGATCTCTccttcaatatattttttgcactCATTTTTGTGGCTAACGGAAACTGGAACATGAGCAATGGCTGGTGCACATTTAATGTTGCGATTCAAGAG tTTGTACATCTTCACACGCTTTTTGTTCTGATGATTATTGGAGCTGAAAGAGCACTCGGTATTATTCTTGGTCCAGAATACGTCACACATGGACACAAATATCTCAGCGGATTGCGAATAACAG gaGTTAGcacaattttgagttttgtcTCAATTTCATTTGCCTCGGCTGTTTTCATGAATGTTATTCCCACAAAGCCATTTCGCAATCGTTATGTTTGTGGAATAGACGG tggTGGTCCAATCGGATATGTGATTGCTCGGCTTGTTGTCTATTTTGGATGTCTAGCAGTGATTCTGGTAGCTTGTGGAGCAATTCTTCAGAAACGC acCGCCGCCTCCATATCACCAAACACGCAGGAGTATGCTGAATTTATAAAAAGGAACAGAGCAATGCAAGAGCATCGCAGTCGTGGGAAGCTG ATGATTCTGATCACGTGTGTATTTTTATGCATAGAAGGTCCATATATCACCATGTGCTTCTTCTATGAAAGTTATAACAGCCGCGAATTTTCCGAAGTGAGCATCGAGTATCCTCAGGACGCTGACACTTTGATCACTTGGCTGAAATTTGTGTTTCCGCTCATCTGTCCAATAAtc ATGCTCAGCTGGTGCAATGATGTGTGGACAAAAGTGAAAGAAGTGATGTGTTGTAGATCCTATGACCCACCCACTATTGGTCACATGCCTGGCTACAGAG ATAACTCTGATGTATCACCAGCATCAAGTGTCATGACGGTTGTCGGAGGAGAGAATGGCCCAAGAATCAAATCCGAAGCTTCTCCGAGCTACCAACTAAGACCGAACTGGAACCCATCTCCATCTGTGACAAGTTATGAAAGCGACCCTCCAAGTT cagTGACTCAAGAGACAAATCTTCCTATTACGAGTATCCCACCAGTATCAGTGCCAGCATCAGCCAACTGTACTCCGTCTCCCAGTGAGACGCCCAAACCAAGAGCACAGGACGCTGGAAAAGCTCGATCAAGTGTTCCATCGAAGATTCCTAGGCAGATTCCACAGTTTAAGACAAAGCGAAATAATTCGAAAACTAAAAGGCCACATGCTCCTGGAGGGAAAGCCAtgtga